The following DNA comes from Marichromatium purpuratum 984.
CAGATCGCCGACGCCGGTGGCTTCGCTCAGTCGTTCGCCGAGCACGCAGAGCACGGTGTCGGCTACACCGTGGCCATAGCTGGCGATGACGTCGTTGTAGCGATCGATATCGACATAGAAGACCCCGAGACGCTGACGATGGAGGGCGGCCAGGTCGACGGCCTGGGCCAGGCGTTGTTTCAGCAGCCGGGCGTTGGGCAGACCGGTGAGCGGGTCGTGGTTGCTGAGATACTCGATCTCCTCGGCCGAGCGGTAGCGTTCGGTGATGTCGCTGAAGATGGCGACATAGTTGGCCACCCGACCGTGATGATTGCGGATGGCGTTGATGCTCATCCACTGCGGATAAAGCTCGCCGTTGCACCGCCGGTTCCACAGCTCGCCCTGCCAGCGCCCTTGGTCGAGCAGCGCGCGCCACAGCTGACGATAGAAATCGGGGCCCTGGCGACCGGACTTGAGCAGACGCGGGTTGCGCCCCCTCACCTGCTCCGGGGTGTAGCCGGTGATCTCGCTGAAGGCGGGGTTGACCGCGACGATCTCGCCGTCGGCGTCGGTGACGATGATACCCTCGGCGGTGTTCTCGAACACCGCGTTGGTCAGACGCAGGATGTCCTCGCGCCGGCGCTGCTCGCTGAGATCGCGGATGATCGCCACGCGCAGCTGTCCGCTCTCCAGCTCGATGCGCCGGGTACGCACCTCGGCCGGGAAGGTCGAGCCGTCGCGCCGCCGGTGCAGCCACTCGAAGCAGGCGCTACCGTGCTCGGCGAGGAAGGTCAACACCTCGACGTTGCTGTCCGCCGAGCGACGACCGTCGGCCTGAAACTCGGGCGAGAGCGCACCGGGGTGGACATCGGTCAGCTCGGTGGCGCTGTCGTAGCCGAACAGTCGCGCCGCGGCCGGATTGGCCAGACAGCTCAGGTCCGCGCCGTCGATCACCCACATCGCTTCCTCGGCACCCTCGAACAGGGCGCGGTAGCGCGCCTCGCTATAGCGCAGTGCCTCCTGGGCGCGACGATCCTCGGTGATATCGAGCACCGAGCCGAACACCCGCACCAGCTCGCCACGATCGCCGCGCGCGGTACGGATCCGCTGACGCACCCAGCGCACCTCGCCGTCCGGACGCACCACGCGATACTCAATGTCCTCGGTGGCGAGGCCGCGGCGCGCCGCATCCAGGACGCTGACGACTTGAGCACGATCCTCGTCATGGACCCGTTCGAGCAGGCCCTGCTCACTGGCGACGAAGGCCCCAGGGTCGACGCCGAGGATGGCCAGCAGTTGCGCCGACCAGAACACCCGGGCGGTGGCGAGTTCGAGTTCCCAGCTGCCCAGCGCGGTGATTGCCTGCGCCTCGCTCAGCAGCGTCTGAGTACGATACAGGGCGCTGAGATCGCGCCCACACCCCATCACCCCGAGCAGCTCGCCATCGGGACCGTGATAGGGCGTCTTGAGGACATCGAAGAGCAAGCGCCGTCCTCGCGTGTCGCTGTACCAGAAGTCGAAGCGGTGTGCCCTGCCCTGTTCGAGCACCTGTCGATCATCGGCGCGCACGCGCGCGGCGATCTCGGGCGGGAAGAGCGCATCATCATCCAGGCCGATGACCTCTCCCGGCGCGCGACCGATCAACTCGCCGAGCGCACGGTTGCAACCGAGATAACGTCCCTTGCGGTCCTTGAAGAAGATCAGGTCGGGGGAGTTGTCGAGCTGCCCCTGGGTGAGCGCCAGCGCCTGCTCGGCCTGACGATAGGCGGAGACATCGCGATGAGCGACCAGCACCAACCGCTGGTCATCGACATCAGCGCTCAGGAGACGCGCACCGAGGCTCAGCCAGCGGGTCTCGCCCTCGAGCGGTAAGGCGTATTCGAGCGCGAAATCGGCGCGCTGCCCCCGGCAGACCTCACGGACCCCCTGACGCGCCTGCTCGAGCACCCGGGAGTCTCCCTCAGGCACGGCCCAGACACCGAGCGGCAGGGTCGCGCGCTGCTGGCGGTTGCTGTAGAGCACCCGCCCCCCGGCATCGATCACCGCAATCGCGCAATCGAGGGCATCGAGACACGCCCAGGCATCGATCGGGTTCATGGACGGTTGGGGATGGCGGGACAACGGAGGCTGGAACCTTTTCTCATCGTGCTTGGTTAGGGGTGGGGCGGAGAGGTGATGGGCGGAAGGAGCGGTCGCGACCGAGCGTGCGCCATGGCCATGTCTCCCTGACCCTCGGGCGTTCAGCATAGAACAACATCCGCGCTTCCGCCCCGAGGCAACGCGTCGGAGCATGCATTTTGACGGGCGCAAGGGCATTGATCAAATGGGTCGTGCCTCCCCCGGCCACCGCGCCATCGACGGACCACGGAGACAGCCGGTGACCACACCGCTATGCTTGACGACACCTGCCGAACACGCGCCGGTCGCGACCGGCCGGAGCCCGTCATGCATCAGCCCGCGCGCGCCGTCTGCGGCGCCGGACCTGTCGTTCTCGTCCTGGTCGCAAGCCTCGTCGGCTGCGCCACCGCCACCCGCCATGTCACCGACTGGGGCAGCATCACCCTGGCGCCGGGCGACACCGGCACCTGCACCTCCAACCCCTGCGCGGTCTATCTGCAGCTGCCGCCCGGCGAGGGCCGCTACCGGGTCACCGCCAATCAGGTCGGTCTCGGCGACTACCCGGCGGGCTCACTCGCCGCGCTCGGGCACTTCTACGACAGCAAGGCGCTGGAGATCGTCGGCGCCGGGGTGGCGCGCGCCTACGTCTATATCCCGCAGACGCGCTGAGGCGGCGCGCCCGGACTCAGCCAAGCACCTCGAGACCGCCCATGTAGGGGCGCAGCACCTCAGGCACGGTCACCCGACCGTCGGCGAGCTGGTAGTTCTCGAGCACCGCCACCAGGGTGCGACCGATCGCCAGCCCGGAGCCGTTGAGGGTGTGCAGCAGCTCGGGCTTGCCGGTCTCGGGGTTGCGCCAGCGCGCACGCAGTCGCCGCGCCTGGAAGTCGCCGAAGTTGCTGCACGAGGAGATCTCGCGATAGGCCTGCTGACCCGGCAGCCACACCTCCAGGTCGTAGGTCTTGCGCGAGGAGAAGCCGAGATCGCCGGTGCACAGGGTCACCACCCGATAGGCCAGACCCAGCCGTTGCAGGATCGACTCGGCGTGCCCGGTGAGGGCCTCGAGCGCGGCGAAGGACTCGGCCTCGGGCACCGCCTGCACCAGCTCGACCTTCTCGAACTGGTGCTGACGGATCATCCCCCGGGTGTCCTTGCCGTAGGAGCCGGCCTCGCTGCGGAAGCAGGGGGTGTGGGCAACCCAGCGGCGCGGCAGCTCATCGGCCTCGAAGATGCAGTCACGCGCCAGATTGGTCACCGGCACCTCGGCGGTCGGGATCAAGTAGAGATCGCGCTCGCCGGGAACCTTGAACAGGTCCTCCTCGAACTTGGGCAGCTGACCGGTGCCGTAGAGGCTGTCGGCGTTGACCAGGTAAGGGACATAGGTCTCGGTGTAGCCGTGCTCGGTGGTGTGCACGTCGAGCATGAACTGGATCAGCGCGCGGTGCAGCCGCGCCATCGGCCCGGACAGGGTGACGAAGCGCGAACCGGTCACCTTGGCGGCGAGATCGAAGTCCATCCAGCCGTTGCGCGCGCCCAGGTCGACATGATCGAGCGGGGTGAAGTCGAAGCTCGGCACCTCGCCCCAGCGCCGCTCCTCGCGGTTGTCGGCCTCGTCGCGACCGTCCGGCACGCTGTCGTCGGGCAGGTTCGGCAGCCCCAGCGCGATCGACTCGATCTCGCCCTGGCACTCGGTCAGCGCCTGCTCGGCGGCCTTGAGCCGATCACCCAGGTCGGCGACCTCGGCGAGCAGCGGCTCGATGTCCTCGCCCGCGGCCTTGGCCTTGCCGATCGACTTGGAGCGGGTGTTGCGCTCGGTCTGCAGCGTCTGGGCCTCGACCTGCAGCCGCTTGCGCTCTTGTTCGAGCTGCTCGAAACGGGCGGTATCCAGGGTCACGCCGCGACGGGCGAGCAGCTCGGCAACGCGCGCGAGATCGTTGCGCAACAGTCGTGGGTCTAGCATGTGGTCTCCTTGGCTTCAGGATTCGATGGTGACCGGCCAGGACACGATGTGCCCCGGTTTCACCTGATGACGGATTCGGGCGATCGCCGCGCGGGCAGGCTCGGGGGCATCGAAGAACTCCACCACCAGCGGCAGGTCGAGCGACAGATCGACCAGCGAGGCGGCATGGGTGCGCCCCGAGGGGCCATAGCCCTCGATCGCGCGCAGCACCGTCACCCCGCGCACCCCCAGCTCGTCGCGCAGGACGTGCACCAGGGGCTTCAGTTCATGATCGGACTCGGCGAGATAGACCCGCACCATGATCGCGTCTTCGTGACTCACAGTGACCTCCCCAGGGCGATGCCCGCCCAGCACAGCAACACGCACACCCCGACGCTCGCGCCCACGTTCAGGGTGGCACGCAACAGCGCTCCCTGCTCGATCAGGTTCAGGGTCTCGATCGAGAAGGTCGAGAAGGTCGTCAAGGCCCCCAGGAACCCGACCAGCACGGCGCCGCGCCACTCGGGCGCCACCGCCAGCCGCTCGGTGAGCAGCACGAACAGCAGCCCCATGAGGAAGGAGCCGATCACGTTCACCGCCAGGGTGCCCCAGGGGAAGTCACGCCCCAGCACCCGATAGACGCCGGTCGAGATCCAGAAGCGCGACAACGCCCCGAGCGCGCCGCCCCCGGCGATCGCCAACAGTTGCAACACGGTATCTTCCCGCAAAAGAGAATAAGTCTACTATGGACGTCCAGCCCTTTGCCGGGCCAAGGGCGCACCCCTCGGACGAAGCCGAGCCATCACCGTCGCGACGCACCCGCCGGGTCGTCGGTCGGTACAGCGGGCTGAAGCCTGCCCAAACAGAACCTATCCGCGCCACATCCCGACAACCGAACCGGTCAACAACCGTGCGGCTCGAACCCCTTGTTCAGCGGCGCTCGAGCAGGACGCTGAAATCACCGGCCAGATAGCCCTCGTGCACCCGCACGGTGGCGTTCAACTCGGCGGCGAGTGACTCGATCTCGGCGGGCCGGCGGCAGTTGTAGATCAGCGAGGTATCGCGGCCCTTGAGCAGGTTGAACACGAAACCACGACGGCTGGCGGCGAGACAGTTGCCGATGAAGGTCTGGGTCTCGTCCCAGGTGAGGATGTTCATGGCGCCGCTGCAGACGTAGTAATCGGCCTCGGGCAGCGGGTCGTGGAGCACGTCGCACTGACGGATCTCGCAACCGGTGCGTGCGCGCGCCGTCTCGATCATCGGTGCCATCACGTCGAGACCGAGATAGCGCCCCGGCGCCTGGTCGCGCTCGCGCAGATAGACGAGGAAGTCGCCGAAACCACAGCCGGCATCGGCCAGCTCGACGCTGGAGAGATCCTCGGGTAGCAACTCGCGCAGCACCCGGAAACGTACCCGCTGGGTCTCCTCGGAGATCCACTGCACCCCCTCGGCATTGGTGCCGTGGGCCTTGAGCGCGTCATCGTAGAAGGTCTGGTTGTCAATTCGTGGCATGATCTCGCAATCCTCGTCTCAGCGCTCGCTGGATGGTGCCGATGCTGGGCAGCACGCCCGCAGCGCGCAACCCGCGCAGACCGGCCTGGCCCGGCAGGCATGCTTGGCGTGCGCCACGATCAGCGCATGATACTCCTGCAACAGCGCGACATCGTCCGGCAGCGCCTGCTCGAACCAGCGGCGGATGCGCTCGTAGTCCTCGTCGCCGGCGAGCAACCCGAGCCGCGAGAACAGTCGCCGGGTATAGGCGTCGACCACAAAGACCGGATGCGCGAAGGCATAGAGCAGGATGTCGTCGGCGGTCTCCGGGCCGATGCCAGGGGTCGCCAGCAGCCACTCGCGCAGCCTCGGGGTGGCGAGCGCGGCGAGCGGCTCGAGACCGCCAGCGGCATGATAGCGCTCGCAGAAGGCCAGCAGGCGCCGGGTCTTGACCCTGTAGTAGCCGCTGGGTCGCAGCAGCTCGGCCAGGCGCGCCGGATCGAGCGCGAGCAGCGCCTCGGCACTCAACGCCGTCTCGGCGCGAACCTGGTCGAGCGCACGCTCGACGTGACGCCAGCTGGTGTTCTGGGTGAGGATGGCGCCGACCATGACCTCGAACGGGGTCTCGGCCGGCCACCACCCCTGGGGACCGTAGGTCGCGAGCAGGGTCTGATAGACCGTCTGCGGCGTGGCCGCCGCTACCACTCGATATCCCGGGGCACCACCACGATGCCCTCCTCGGAGACATCGAAGCGCTCGCGATCGCGTTCGAGGTCGATGCCAACCTGCTCGCCCGGCGGTACCGCCACGCCCTTCTCGACGATGCAGTTGCGCAGATGCGCCTCGGCGCCGACCTCGACGCCGTCGAACAGGATCGCCTCCTCGACGATGGCGCTGTCGCCGACGCGCACGCAGGGGAAGAGCATCGAGTGGTTGACCCCGCCGCCGCTGATCACGGTGCCGGCGGCGAGCATCGAGTTGACGAACACCCCCTCGTTGCCGCTGCGCGCGCCGGGCACGGTGCGCGCCGGCGGATACTGCCCCTGAGCGGTGCGGATGTTCCAATCGTTCTGATAGAGATCGAGCGGCGGCTGCGGGCGCAACAGCTCCATGTTGGCCTGATAGTAGGCATCGACCGAGGAGAGATCGCACCAATAGCGATCTGGGGTGACGCGACCGCGCGCCTGACCGAAGCGATAGGCACGCACCCGATGGCTCTGAGTGAGATGGGCGAGCACGTCCTTGGCGAGATGCCGATCCGGGGGCAGCGGGCCGACCTCGGCATCGGCGCTCTCGCGGCGAGCGAAGGCATCGAACAGCCAGCCGCGATCGAAGACATAGACGCCCATGGTCTCGAAGGCGCGTTCGCCCTCGATCTCGCCGGCGCGCTCAGCCGGCAGGATACGCACGATGCGGTCGTGCTCGTCGAGTTCGACGCGGGCCTGGGTCTGCGAGGGCGGCGCGCCGGGGTCGACCTCGCGCACCGCCACCGTGACCTCGGCGCGGGCATCGACATGGGCATGGACCACCTCGCTGTAGTCCATGCGATAAACGGCACTGCCGTCGAGCGCGAGGACCTGACGCGCGCGATTGCGCTCGATCAGGTTGCGGTTCTGGCGAATGGCATCGAAAGGCCCGGCATACCAATGCTTGCCGTCACGCATCTGCGCCGGCACCGGGATGATGAACTCGCCGAGTTCGGGGTTGTAGATCGACCAGCCATCGCGCAGGTGCTTGTGCAATGAGTGACTCTTGTACTGCGTGATCACCAGGACCTGACGCAGCCCGGAGTGCAGACAGTTGGCCAGCGCGAAGTCGATCACCCGGAACTTGCCACCGAAGGGAACGGCCGCCTTCGGGCGATGACGGGTCAGAGGCGCGGGGCCCACCCCGCGATCGATAGCAAGCAAGAAGATCAGGGTATCTGCGGACATGGCTCTTGGCTTTGGCTGACGGGAGCATTTTCCCGCGGCACAGTCTAGCCCGCAGATCGAGGTCGGGGAACGACGTCGGGCATGTTCCGATCGAAAGGGTCATGTCGATCGGGCGCGCCGAGCGCCCTCCCCCGACGGCGCCCGCCTCTCAGCGACGGCTGGCCACTGCGATCTGTGCACGCATGTCGCGCACCGCGCGATCGAGCCCGGAGAAGAGCGCGCGGGCGATGATCGCATGACCGATGTTGAGTTCGGTGATGCCGGGGATGGCGGCAATCGGCTTGACGTTGTCGTAGTCGAGCCCGTGTCCGGCATTGACCTGCAGGCCCAGCGACAGACCGTGCTCGACGGCGCGCTCGATGCGCGCCAGCGCCTCGGCGCGCGTCTGGCGGGTGTGCGCATCGGCATAGTGGCCGGTGTGCAGCTCGACGACCGGGGCGCCGATGGCGCGCGCCGCGTCGAGCTGCGCCGGCTCGGGGTCGACGAACAGCGACACCCGCACCCCGGCCTCGGCCAGACGGGCGCAGAACTCGGTGAGATGGGCCTGGTTGGCGATCAGGTCGAGCCCGCCCTCGGTGGTCAGCTCCTCGCGTCGTTCGGGGACCAGACAGCAATCGTGCGGGCGCAGCCGGGCGGCGATCTCACCCATCTCGGCGGTGGCGGCCATCTCCAGGTTCATCCGCGTCTGCAGGATGCCGCGCAGCAGCTCGACATCGCGGTCCTGGATGTGACGACGGTCCTCGCGCAGGTGCAGGGTGATGGCGTCGGCCCCGGCCTGCTCGGCGACCAGCGCCGCTTGGATCGGCTCGGGGTAGCGGGTGCCGCGCGCTTGGCGCACGGTGGCGACGTGATCGATGTTGACGCCCAGCAGCACCTCGTTGGCATGCGTGCTCAAGGGATTTCTCCTCGCTTCGTACGGTCGGGAAGGCGGCGCCATGACCGGCGTCGCCACTCAATCTAGTGTGGGGGTGAACGCTCACGCCCGCCATACCACTGCTGGAACAGTGCGCGGGTGCGCAACGGACGTTCGCCGAGATGCGGGGCGAGCATGGCGCGCAGCAGCGCCCGCGCCTCGCGCGCGCGTTCGGCATCGGTCGGCGCGGCGTCGGCGGCGAGCGCCTGCAGGGTGGCGCCACGGCAACACAGTCGCGGGTCATCGGTGACGGTGGCCGCGCGCAGCCCCTGCTCGGGCTCGAAGACATAGTCGGCGGTGGCGCGCACCGGCCGGCCGGTGGCGGTCTCGACATCGAGCGCGAGGCCATAGCCGAGGGCATCGAGCAGGCGCAGCTCGAAACGGCGCAGCACCGGCTCGAGGTCGTCTCCCGCGGCCAGCGCCGCGAGCGCGACCTGGTAGTCGTCGAGCAGTGCATCGTGCGGGTCCTCGCGACCGAGCAGACGCAACAGCAGCTCGTTGACATAGAAACCGCAGAGCAGTGCCCGACCGGCGAGCGCATAGGGCCGGTCCACGGCCTCGACCCGGGTCAGGGTGCGCACCTCGCCGCGTCCGCCGAGTTCCAGCCACAGCGGCTGGAAGGGCTGGAGCAGCGCGGCGCGCCCGCCAGCGCGGGCGCGCCGCGCGCCACGGGCGACTGCGGGCA
Coding sequences within:
- a CDS encoding bifunctional diguanylate cyclase/phosphodiesterase; protein product: MNPIDAWACLDALDCAIAVIDAGGRVLYSNRQQRATLPLGVWAVPEGDSRVLEQARQGVREVCRGQRADFALEYALPLEGETRWLSLGARLLSADVDDQRLVLVAHRDVSAYRQAEQALALTQGQLDNSPDLIFFKDRKGRYLGCNRALGELIGRAPGEVIGLDDDALFPPEIAARVRADDRQVLEQGRAHRFDFWYSDTRGRRLLFDVLKTPYHGPDGELLGVMGCGRDLSALYRTQTLLSEAQAITALGSWELELATARVFWSAQLLAILGVDPGAFVASEQGLLERVHDEDRAQVVSVLDAARRGLATEDIEYRVVRPDGEVRWVRQRIRTARGDRGELVRVFGSVLDITEDRRAQEALRYSEARYRALFEGAEEAMWVIDGADLSCLANPAAARLFGYDSATELTDVHPGALSPEFQADGRRSADSNVEVLTFLAEHGSACFEWLHRRRDGSTFPAEVRTRRIELESGQLRVAIIRDLSEQRRREDILRLTNAVFENTAEGIIVTDADGEIVAVNPAFSEITGYTPEQVRGRNPRLLKSGRQGPDFYRQLWRALLDQGRWQGELWNRRCNGELYPQWMSINAIRNHHGRVANYVAIFSDITERYRSAEEIEYLSNHDPLTGLPNARLLKQRLAQAVDLAALHRQRLGVFYVDIDRYNDVIASYGHGVADTVLCVLGERLSEATGVGDLVARLSDDTFVILTELGEELATASAFAAHYLAICCQPIEIAGHGQLTLSASAGGALYPGDGEDAAELLRNAASALLSAKRCGRRSIAFYRPEITAAAVERLALEEALRIALAEEQFVVHYQPLVEPQQNGIHAAEALLRWRRGAQLVMPGVFIDIIESSDLVVPVGRWVIEAVLRQMRLWRDAGLPEIRVSVNVSEPQITAGGLTETIADLLERYDIPARLLHIELIERVLLHDPERALAELERLRALGIGISLDDFGTGYSSLSYLIHFPVDFIKIDRSFVNDLATDGRSRAIVRAILSMARNLDIGTVAEGVEDIRQQRILTAEGCDLIQGYLISRPVSANTLTRMLEAQQRARGPRRSPQRALVPTAG
- the serS gene encoding serine--tRNA ligase; translation: MLDPRLLRNDLARVAELLARRGVTLDTARFEQLEQERKRLQVEAQTLQTERNTRSKSIGKAKAAGEDIEPLLAEVADLGDRLKAAEQALTECQGEIESIALGLPNLPDDSVPDGRDEADNREERRWGEVPSFDFTPLDHVDLGARNGWMDFDLAAKVTGSRFVTLSGPMARLHRALIQFMLDVHTTEHGYTETYVPYLVNADSLYGTGQLPKFEEDLFKVPGERDLYLIPTAEVPVTNLARDCIFEADELPRRWVAHTPCFRSEAGSYGKDTRGMIRQHQFEKVELVQAVPEAESFAALEALTGHAESILQRLGLAYRVVTLCTGDLGFSSRKTYDLEVWLPGQQAYREISSCSNFGDFQARRLRARWRNPETGKPELLHTLNGSGLAIGRTLVAVLENYQLADGRVTVPEVLRPYMGGLEVLG
- a CDS encoding DUF190 domain-containing protein, whose product is MSHEDAIMVRVYLAESDHELKPLVHVLRDELGVRGVTVLRAIEGYGPSGRTHAASLVDLSLDLPLVVEFFDAPEPARAAIARIRHQVKPGHIVSWPVTIES
- the crcB gene encoding fluoride efflux transporter CrcB, with protein sequence MLQLLAIAGGGALGALSRFWISTGVYRVLGRDFPWGTLAVNVIGSFLMGLLFVLLTERLAVAPEWRGAVLVGFLGALTTFSTFSIETLNLIEQGALLRATLNVGASVGVCVLLCWAGIALGRSL
- a CDS encoding class I SAM-dependent methyltransferase codes for the protein MPRIDNQTFYDDALKAHGTNAEGVQWISEETQRVRFRVLRELLPEDLSSVELADAGCGFGDFLVYLRERDQAPGRYLGLDVMAPMIETARARTGCEIRQCDVLHDPLPEADYYVCSGAMNILTWDETQTFIGNCLAASRRGFVFNLLKGRDTSLIYNCRRPAEIESLAAELNATVRVHEGYLAGDFSVLLERR
- a CDS encoding endonuclease III domain-containing protein, which translates into the protein MVAAATPQTVYQTLLATYGPQGWWPAETPFEVMVGAILTQNTSWRHVERALDQVRAETALSAEALLALDPARLAELLRPSGYYRVKTRRLLAFCERYHAAGGLEPLAALATPRLREWLLATPGIGPETADDILLYAFAHPVFVVDAYTRRLFSRLGLLAGDEDYERIRRWFEQALPDDVALLQEYHALIVAHAKHACRARPVCAGCALRACCPASAPSSER
- a CDS encoding GlgC family sugar phosphate nucleotidyltransferase — encoded protein: MSADTLIFLLAIDRGVGPAPLTRHRPKAAVPFGGKFRVIDFALANCLHSGLRQVLVITQYKSHSLHKHLRDGWSIYNPELGEFIIPVPAQMRDGKHWYAGPFDAIRQNRNLIERNRARQVLALDGSAVYRMDYSEVVHAHVDARAEVTVAVREVDPGAPPSQTQARVELDEHDRIVRILPAERAGEIEGERAFETMGVYVFDRGWLFDAFARRESADAEVGPLPPDRHLAKDVLAHLTQSHRVRAYRFGQARGRVTPDRYWCDLSSVDAYYQANMELLRPQPPLDLYQNDWNIRTAQGQYPPARTVPGARSGNEGVFVNSMLAAGTVISGGGVNHSMLFPCVRVGDSAIVEEAILFDGVEVGAEAHLRNCIVEKGVAVPPGEQVGIDLERDRERFDVSEEGIVVVPRDIEW
- the pdxJ gene encoding pyridoxine 5'-phosphate synthase, translated to MAPPSRPYEARRNPLSTHANEVLLGVNIDHVATVRQARGTRYPEPIQAALVAEQAGADAITLHLREDRRHIQDRDVELLRGILQTRMNLEMAATAEMGEIAARLRPHDCCLVPERREELTTEGGLDLIANQAHLTEFCARLAEAGVRVSLFVDPEPAQLDAARAIGAPVVELHTGHYADAHTRQTRAEALARIERAVEHGLSLGLQVNAGHGLDYDNVKPIAAIPGITELNIGHAIIARALFSGLDRAVRDMRAQIAVASRR
- the recO gene encoding DNA repair protein RecO, producing the protein MSASACHGFVLHRHDYRDTSLLVELFCVGRGRLPAVARGARRARAGGRAALLQPFQPLWLELGGRGEVRTLTRVEAVDRPYALAGRALLCGFYVNELLLRLLGREDPHDALLDDYQVALAALAAGDDLEPVLRRFELRLLDALGYGLALDVETATGRPVRATADYVFEPEQGLRAATVTDDPRLCCRGATLQALAADAAPTDAERAREARALLRAMLAPHLGERPLRTRALFQQWYGGRERSPPH